From Solwaraspora sp. WMMD1047, the proteins below share one genomic window:
- a CDS encoding glycosyl hydrolase yields the protein MRSPVPGSTARRGLAAAAAVALAAGALTVMVARGADADTIGAGSYTTTRPAGGAAPTACGNIASNPRQYVTGNAPTGAVPTNDWWSSLLFKRWDCSYSEPLHAHPMSFDTAAGGLGVSYTTEAAISGTSTGVGEYHFPYTTEFTLGVTGLNSPDVKVDGWTDWTVSPYWSDGARTLRATIGHGLPFVYAQVTGGNARLAFGGPPTVWTNSGNRIGFTVRGHDYVAYAPSGATWTVGGSEITSNLAGRGYLSVALLPTTPGTSAATRTALADSYGRYAHAHVTGTRVSWAYNQSSSTVTATYGFTTTAREGTERNTVASLYPHQWKNLAGGTPIGQTYVSPRGPMKTLVGTSSFSTGIRYHGVLPEVPAVATSAGGDLATLGGYLDQVAGGDPFAGFNNDTYWTGKALGRAARLAEIADQLGRTAQRDALLSAIRTRLTDWFTATPGKTQRVFHYDRAWGTLVGYPASYGSDTDLNDHHFHYGYYIAAAATLAKFDPTWASTSRYGGMVNLLIRDANGWDRGDTMFPFLRDFDIYAGHDWAAGHAAFGAGNNQESSSEGMNFANALIQWGLATGNTAIRDAGLHIYTTQAAAIQEYWFDSSNENFPAGFGHTSVGMVWGDGGAYATWFSADPEMIQGINMLPITGGSLYLGYRPGYIPTNWNSLVTNNGGPPTVWQDILWSFQALNNGDTALANFRANPNYPIEEGETRAHTFHWIRNLAALGQVDTTVTANHPLYSVFTKNGNRTYVASNISANPITVTFSDGRTLTVPAGKTATTGAFTWSGGNANGGLPNPTTPPTTNPTTPPPTTAPPTTPPPTTAPPVGSNRLFVRSGGVLSATAGGGATTVTLPAANGNFDGTPRNQATFTVCGLTGSVSGASAFALHVDAGGAVGAGVQARISYDASGSGTFGRVETYRYFATDPVPGTETYTQSAGLAASTGNLAAMNRGCVKLELWNAIGNAPTTVRVDATAAQGTQSTVTVPFAITG from the coding sequence CTACTCGGAGCCGCTGCACGCCCACCCGATGTCGTTCGACACCGCCGCCGGCGGGCTCGGCGTCTCGTACACCACCGAGGCGGCCATCTCCGGCACCTCGACCGGGGTCGGCGAGTACCACTTCCCGTACACCACCGAGTTCACCCTCGGGGTGACCGGCCTGAACTCCCCCGACGTCAAGGTGGACGGCTGGACCGACTGGACGGTCAGCCCGTACTGGTCCGACGGCGCCCGCACCCTGCGCGCCACCATCGGCCACGGACTGCCCTTCGTGTACGCGCAGGTGACCGGCGGCAACGCCCGGCTCGCCTTCGGTGGCCCGCCGACGGTCTGGACCAACAGCGGCAACCGGATCGGCTTCACCGTCCGCGGCCACGACTACGTCGCGTACGCCCCGAGCGGCGCCACCTGGACGGTCGGCGGCAGCGAGATCACCTCGAACCTGGCCGGTCGCGGCTACCTGTCGGTGGCCCTGCTGCCGACCACGCCGGGCACTTCGGCGGCGACCCGCACCGCGCTCGCCGACAGCTACGGCCGGTACGCCCACGCGCACGTCACCGGCACCCGCGTCTCCTGGGCCTACAACCAGTCGTCGAGCACCGTCACCGCGACCTACGGCTTCACCACCACCGCCCGGGAGGGCACCGAACGCAACACCGTCGCCTCCCTCTACCCGCACCAGTGGAAGAACCTGGCCGGCGGCACCCCGATCGGGCAGACCTACGTCTCGCCGCGCGGTCCGATGAAGACGCTCGTCGGCACCTCGTCGTTCAGCACCGGCATCCGCTACCACGGGGTGCTGCCGGAGGTCCCGGCCGTGGCCACCTCGGCCGGCGGCGACCTGGCCACCCTCGGCGGCTACCTGGACCAGGTGGCCGGCGGTGACCCGTTCGCCGGCTTCAACAACGACACCTACTGGACCGGCAAGGCGCTGGGCCGGGCCGCCCGGCTCGCCGAGATCGCCGACCAGCTCGGCCGCACCGCCCAGCGCGACGCGCTGCTGTCGGCGATCCGGACCCGGCTGACCGACTGGTTCACCGCCACCCCCGGCAAGACCCAGCGGGTCTTCCACTACGACCGGGCCTGGGGCACGCTCGTCGGCTACCCGGCCTCGTACGGCTCGGACACCGACCTCAACGACCACCACTTCCACTACGGCTACTACATCGCCGCCGCCGCCACGCTCGCCAAGTTCGACCCGACCTGGGCCTCGACCAGCCGGTACGGCGGGATGGTGAACCTGCTGATCCGGGACGCCAACGGCTGGGACCGGGGCGACACCATGTTCCCGTTCCTGCGCGACTTCGACATCTACGCGGGCCACGACTGGGCAGCCGGGCACGCGGCGTTCGGTGCCGGCAACAACCAGGAGTCCTCGTCGGAGGGGATGAACTTCGCCAACGCCCTGATCCAGTGGGGACTGGCCACCGGCAACACCGCGATCCGGGACGCCGGCCTGCACATCTACACCACCCAGGCGGCGGCCATCCAGGAGTACTGGTTCGACTCGTCGAACGAGAACTTCCCGGCCGGGTTCGGGCACACCTCGGTCGGCATGGTCTGGGGTGACGGCGGGGCGTACGCGACCTGGTTCAGCGCCGATCCGGAGATGATCCAGGGCATCAACATGCTGCCGATCACCGGCGGCTCGCTCTACCTGGGCTACCGGCCGGGCTACATCCCGACCAACTGGAACTCGCTCGTGACCAACAACGGCGGCCCGCCGACGGTGTGGCAGGACATCCTCTGGTCGTTCCAGGCGCTGAACAACGGCGACACCGCGCTGGCGAACTTCCGGGCCAACCCCAACTATCCGATCGAGGAGGGTGAGACCCGGGCGCACACCTTCCACTGGATCCGCAACCTGGCCGCGCTCGGCCAGGTCGACACCACGGTGACCGCGAACCACCCGCTGTACTCGGTCTTCACCAAGAACGGCAACCGCACCTACGTGGCGTCGAACATCTCGGCGAACCCGATCACGGTCACCTTCTCCGACGGCCGGACCCTGACGGTGCCGGCCGGGAAGACGGCCACCACCGGCGCGTTCACCTGGAGCGGCGGCAACGCCAACGGCGGCCTGCCCAACCCGACCACCCCGCCGACGACGAACCCGACCACCCCGCCGCCGACCACCGCACCGCCGACCACTCCCCCACCGACGACCGCCCCGCCGGTCGGGTCGAACCGGTTGTTCGTCCGCTCCGGCGGCGTCCTGTCGGCCACCGCCGGCGGCGGCGCGACCACGGTGACCCTGCCGGCCGCCAACGGCAACTTCGACGGCACCCCCCGCAACCAGGCCACCTTCACGGTCTGCGGGCTGACCGGGTCGGTGAGCGGGGCGAGTGCCTTCGCGCTGCACGTCGACGCCGGCGGCGCCGTCGGGGCCGGGGTCCAGGCCCGCATCTCGTACGACGCCAGCGGCTCGGGCACCTTCGGCCGGGTCGAGACGTACCGGTACTTCGCCACCGACCCGGTGCCCGGCACCGAGACCTACACCCAGTCGGCGGGGCTGGCCGCGTCGACCGGGAACCTGGCGGCGATGAACCGGGGCTGCGTGAAGCTGGAGCTGTGGAACGCGATCGGCAACGCCCCGACCACGGTCCGGGTCGACGCCACCGCCGCCCAGGGCACCCAGTCCACGGTGACCGTGCCGTTCGCGATCACCGGCTGA